The genomic region GGCCCCGCAGTCCACCGCGACGAAGGGGCCGCCGCTGCGCGGGGAGGCCGCGTGGATGGCGCGGGCGACGAGCTCCTTGCCGGTGCCGCTCTCGCCCTGGATGAGGACGGTCGCGTCGGTGGCCGCGACCCGGGCCGCGGTCTTGTAGACCTGCAGCATCGCCTCGCTCCGGCCGACCACGTTCTCGAGCCGGTACTTCTCGCGCAGGTCGCGCCGGAGCGCCTTGTTCTCGAGGGCGAGCTGCCGCTGCTTCACGGCGCGCGCCACCACGACCTTGATGGCGTCGATGTCGTACGGCTTGGAGACGTAGTCGAACGCCCCGCGCCGGATGGCCTCGACCGCGCCGTCGATGTTGCCGAAGGCGGTCACCAGGATCACCGGCGTGTCGGGGGCCTTCTGCCTGAACGCGTCGGTGACCTGCAGCCCGTCCACCTCGCCCATGCGGATGTCGGAGACCACGAGGTCGGGGGCGCCCTCGGCGCCCAGCCGGTCGAGCGCCTCGCGCCCGTCGGCGAGCGGGGTGACCTGGTACCCCTCGGAGCGGAGCAGCCGGGTGAGGAGGTCGCGGCTCGAGGGGTCGTCGTCGATGACGGTGATGCGGGCGGGTTCCATCTCGGGGATCCTAACGCGGTGGGGCCGAGGGCGGGGCCGGCACGAGCAGCGTGAAGGTGGCGCCGCGCCCGGGCTGGCTGTCCACCTCGATGCGCCCCTTGAGCGCGCTCGCGATCTCGCGGCAGATGGCGAGGCCGAGGCCGGTGCCCTTCCCGCGCGGCTTGGTGGTGTAGAACGGCTCGAAGATCCGCTTGCGCTCCTCCGGCGGGATGCCCGGCCCGGTGTCGGCCACCTGGAGGGCGAGGAGCCCGTCGTCGCGGCGGGCGCGGACCGTGAGCTTGCCCCCCTGGGCCATGGCGTCCACGGCGTTGGCGATGAAGTTGGTGAGCACGTGCCGGACGAGGGAGGGATCGAGCGCCACCCGGCCCAGGTCGCCCGGCACCTCGCGCGCGACCTGCAGCCGGCCGCGCACGTCGGCGGAGAGGGTGAGCGAGAGGGCCTCGTCCACCAGCGCCCCGACCTCCACCGGCTCCGGCGCCGGCGTGAGCGCGCGGGCCGAGTCGAGGAAGCGCCGGATGATGGCGGTCATCCGCTTCACCTCGCCCTCGACGATGGCGAGCTGCTCCCGCTCGTCGCCGGGGATGGCCGCGCTGCGGGCCAGCATCTGCACGTGGCCGCTGATGGCGTTGAGCGGGTTGCCGAGCTCGTGGGCGATGGTGCCGGAGAGCTGCCCGAGGGCGGCGAGCTGCTCCTTGCTGCCGAGGTCGCGCCGGGCCTCGACGAGCAGGTCGTTCAGCTCGGCGAGCTCGCGGTTCTTCTGGGCGAGGTCGGCGGTGGCGGCGTCCACCCGCTCCTGGAGCTGCTGGTTGAACCCGCGCAGCCGCTCCAGCATCGCCTCGAGGCCGCGCGCCACCTGGCCGATCTCGTCGGGCCGGCCGGTGCCGGGGACCCGGACCTCCTCGAGCGCCCCCTCCTCGACGCGCGCCATCGACGACGCCAGCGCCTCGAGCGGGCGGGCGAGCATGCGGCGGAGGATGAGGGTGAAGGCGACCACCAGCACGAGGCCGGAGACGCCGGTGACGGCGAGGAAGGCGCGGCGCTCCTTCTCGGCCAGCGACTCCGCGTCGGAGACGAAGGTCTCGACGCGCAGGGCGGCCACGGTGCGGCCGTAGGAGTCCTTCACCGGCAGGTCCACCTGCCAGGCGCGGGCCTCGCCCGAGCCCACCAGGAGCGCCGCCGGCTGGTCGGGGAAGTCGTACTCGCGCTGGGCGAAGAGGGTCTCCGGCCCGGCCGTGGTGAACTGGATCCGGATGACGTCGTCCACGCCGGGGTGGCGGATGGCGAGCTCGGCGGCCCGGATGTTCCGGTGCCGGCGCAGCGCGGCGGTGAGCCGGTCGGCGGCGCGGGCCGGATCGAAGCCGCGCGAGACGTCGTGCGACAGGTCGAGGTCGCCGCGGATGGAGCGCGCCACCTCGAGCGAGCGGTCGCGGACCGCCTGCTCCACGGCGCGCGCGGCGATCCGCTCGCCCACCCCCGCGGCGGTGGACATGGTGAGCACCAGGATGGCGCCGAAGAGGAGGGTGATCTGGAGCCGCAGCGACATGCGGGCGCTCCACCGCGAGCGGAAAGAAAAAGGGCCGGCCGCGTGCGATCGCGACCGGCCCCGAAAGCCTATCCGAAAACGGACGGACTTACTTCGCGGCCTCGGCCTTCTCGGCCTTCTCCGCCTTCTTCTCGGCCTTCTTGGCCTTCTTGGCGGCCTTCTTCTCCGCCTTCTTCTCGACCTTCTTCTCCTCCTTCTTCACCTCGGCGGCCGGAGCGGCCGGGGCGGCCGGGGCGGCCGGGGCGGCGGCGGCCGGGGCAGCCGGGGCGGCCGGGGCAGCGGCGGCGGCCGGGGCCGGCTCGGCGGCGACGGCGGAGGAGGCGAGGAACGCGGAGGCGACGAGGGCGCTGAGGATCTTCATGGGTGTCTCTCCCTGATGGAGTTTCTGGGGACGAATCCGTTCCGTCCGGCTCCGGTGCTTCGCAATCGGCGTGCCGCTCGGCCGCTCCGCCGTTCTTCCAGCAATGACGCCCGGTTGGCGCCCGGCGCGGCGCGGGCGGGGCGCGGGGAGCTGGCGCGGCGGGGAAAAGGGGGACGGTGTCCGGTCGAGGACTGTGCCGGGACTCCCCGGCGCGGGCTATAACCCCGGCGATGGCGACCATCGACTACACCGACCACCGCCCGGCTCGCCTGGAGGTGGAGTTCCACTTCGCCGCGGCCCACCGGCTGCCCCGCTACGACGGGCCGTGCTTCCGGATGCACGGCCACAACTACCGCTTCCTCGTCGCGGTGGAGGGGGACGTGGATCCCCGCACCGGCATGGTGGCCGACTTCGGGCGGGTGAAGGAGCTGGTCCAGGAGCACGTGGTCCAGCGGGTGGATCACCGCACCCTGAACGACTTCCTCGAGAACCCGACCGCGGAGAACATCGCCCGCTGGATCTTCGAGACCCTCGCGCCCAGGCTCCCGGGCCTCGCCGAGGTGCGGCTGTTCGAGATCCCGGGCTGCTGCGTGGTCTACCGGGGCGCGCTTGCCGGCCCGGCGTAAGGGGGGCACGGCCCGGCGGCGCCCCGCGCCCGCCCGCGCGGCGGTGGCCGAGGCGACGGCCCGCTTCCTCGACGCCCTGGCGCTCCCGCCCGGCGTGCGGCGCGGGCCCGACCTCGCCGCCACGCCGGCGCGCGTGGCCGAGGCCTGGCTGGAGGACCTCGTGGACGGCTACGGGCAGGACCCGGCCCGGATCCTCGGCGGGGCGATCGCCCGGGCCGGCGAGGACCTCGTCGCGGTGACCGGCATCGACTACCACTCCGTCTGCCCCCACCACCTCCTGCCCTCGCGCGGCGTGGCCCACGTCGCCTACGTGCCCGGCGGCAAGGTGGTCGGCTTCGGGCAGCTGGCCCGGCTCGTGGACTGCTTCGCCCACCGGCTGGTCCTCCAGGAGGAGCTCGCCGCCGACGTCGCCCGGGCGCTCGTCGAGCACCTCGGCGCCCGCGGCGCGGCCTGCGTGCTCGAGGCGGAGCAGTTCTGCATGACGGTGCGGGGCGAGCGCCGGCGCGAGGCGCGGGCCCACGCGCAGTGCTTCCTCGGCGCGTTCGCCCGCGACGAGGCCCTGCAGCGGCGCTTCCTGTCCCTCACCGGCGAGCCGCTGCCCGAGGAGGAGCCGCGGCGGCGCAGCGCCGGAGGCCGGCGGGGGGCGCGGTGAGCGTGGACGTCCGCCCCTTCGGCGCGGTGGTGACCGGCGGCGGCCGCGGCATCGGCGCGGCGGTCGCGGCGGCGCTGACGCGCGCCGGCGGGCGGGTCACGGTGGCGGCGCGATCGCTGGCGCAGCTCGAGGCGGTGGTGCGGCGCGGCGACGCCGCCATGGCGGCGCGGTGCGACGTCACCCGGGAGGCGGAGGTGGCGGAGCTCGTCGCCGCGCACGAGGCCCGGGTGGGCGCGTGCGACGTGCTCGTCTGCTGCGCCGGGATCCTCGAGCGCGGCCTCGTCGAGCGGCTCGCGCCGGAGCGGTTCCGCGCCGTGCTCGAGGTGAACCTCACCGGGGCCTTCCTCTGCGCCCGGGCGGCGCTGCCCGGCATGAAGGGGCGGCGGCGCGGGCGCATCGTCAACGTCGCCTCCATCTCCGGCACCCTGGGCACGCCCGAGGGGAGCGCCTACAACGCGTCGAAGTGGGGGCTCATCGGCTTCACCAAGTCGCTCGCCGAGGAGCTGCGCGGCGCCGGCGTGCAGGCGCTCTCGGTCTCGCCCGGCTCGGTGGACACGGAGATGCTGCGGGAGACGCCGTTCGAGCCGCAGATGACCCCCGCCGAGGTGGCGAAGGTGATCGCCTTCTGCGCGCTCGAGGCGCCCGACGCCATGAACGGCGCCAACGTGGAGGTCTTCGGATGAGCCTCGCCCCCGAGGTCCTGGAGGCCCTGGTCCGGGCGCTCGGGCCGGAGAAGGTGAGCGCGGACCGGGAGCGGCTCGAGCCGTACGGCCGGGACGAGTCGGAGCTGGGGCTCTACCCGCCCGACGCGCTGGTGCTCGCCGCGGGCGCCGAGGACGTGCGCCGGGTCTTCGAGGTGGCGAGCCGCCACCGGGTGCCGGTGGTGCCGGTGGGCGCCCGCTCCGGCAAGTCGGGCGGCACGCTCGCCCTGCGCGGCGGGATCGCGCTCTCGCTCGAGCGGATGGACCGGATCCTCGAGATCCGGGCCGAGGACCTCACCGCGCGCGTCGAGCCGGGCGTGATCACCGGCCGCTTCCAGGCGGCGGTGGAGGCGAGCGGGCTCTTCTACCCGCCCGACCCCAACTCGCTCGACCTCTGCACGCTCGGCGGCAACGTGGCCGAGAACGCCGGCGGGCCGCGGGCGCTCAAGTACGGGGTCACGCGCGAGTACGTGCTGGGGCTGGAGGTGGTGCTGCCCACCGGCGAGGTGCTCCGCACCGGGAAGCGCAGCATCAAGGGGGTCGCCGGGTACGACCTCACCGCGCTCTTCGTGGGCAGCGAGGGGACGCTCGGGGTGGTCACCGGGATCACCCTCAAGCTGTTGCCCCGGCCGCGCCACGTGGCGACGGCGCTGGTCTGCTTTCGCTCGGTGGAGGACGCGTCGCGGGCGGTCGCGCGGGTGCTCTCCGAGGGCGTGATCCCGCGCTGCCTGGAGCTCCTCGACGACGTGGCGCTCCGGGCCTGCGCCCGCACCTCGCCGTTCCGCTTCCCCGAGGAGGCCGGCGCGGCGCTGCTCGTGGAGACCGACGGCAACGACGAGGAGCAGGTCTTCGCGGAGATCGCCCGCGTCGCGGAGGCGGTGGCGGGCGACGCGGCCGGGGAGGTGATCGTCGCCCAGAACGAGGCGCAGCGGCGCGAGATCTGGGAGACCCGCAAGTACCTCTCGGTGAACCTGAAGGCGCTCCACCCGAGGAAGCTCTCGGAGGACGTCGCGGTGCCGCGCTCGCGCATCCCGGAGATGGTGGCCGTCACCCGCGAGATCGGGCGGCGCCACGGCTTCGAGGTCGCGACCTACGGCCACGCCGGCGACGGCAACCTGCACGCCAACGTGCTCTTCGACGCCGAGGAGGAGCGGCCCCGGGTGGAGGCGGCGGTGGGCGAGGTGCTGCGGGCGGCGGTGGACCTCGGCGGCACCATCACCGGCGAGCACGGGGTGGGGCTCGCGAAGCGCGACTTCCTCGAGTACGAGCAGGGCGCCGAGCAGGTGGCGCTGCAGCGGCGGCTCAAGGCGGTGTTCGATCCGCTCGGGATCCTGAACCCGGGGAAGATCTTCCCGGAGCGGGGCTGAGGGGAGGCGCCGCCCCTCCCCACGCGGTGGGGAGGGAGCGCCTCGGGGGGCGCTCGAAGGTTCCCTCCCCCGCGGAGCGGGGGAGGGTGAGGGAGGGGCGGGGGCGGGCGCTACGCCTTCGCGGCGAGCAGCTGCTTCCCGTAGGCGTAGCCGCGGTCGAACGCCTTCATGTTGAGCTCGACGGTGGCGGGCGGGACCGAGTCCTTCACCGCCTCGCGCGCGGCCTGCTCGCTCACGAGCCCGGTCACGGCGGTGAAGAAGCCCACCATGACGATGTTGAGCACCATCTTCTTGCCGAGCTCCTCGGCGATGCGCGTCGCCGGGACGGCGTAGACCTTCACCGTCGGCGGCAGCCCGGCCGGCTTCACGAGGTCCTCCTCGATGAGGAGCGTGCCGTCCGGCCGGAGCTCCGGCGAGAACTTCACGAAGGCGTCCTGCGACATCGCCACCATGAGGTGCGGCCGGTGGACGTACGGGTAGAGGATGGGGCTCGTGTCCACCACCACCTGGGCGCTGCACGCCGAGCCGCGCGCCTCCGGCCCGAAGGCCTGGGTGAGGCAGGAGTGCTTGTCGTCGAAGAGCGCCGCCGCCTTGCCGATGATGATGCCGCCGAGGATGACGCCCTGGCCGCCGAGGCCGCCGATCTTGATCTCCGTGGGACCCATTGTCTTCCTCCTAGGCCTTGCCCGGCGAGGTGTAGGGGACGTACTTCGTGCCGAGCGCCTTCGACAGGCGCGCCTCCATCGCCTCCTCGAGCGTGGGGCGCTCGATGTCGACGAACTTCCCGACCGGGATCTCGTCGCGGAAGTCGAGCCCGACCTCGCGGGTGTCGGCGCCGTTCATCACCACGCTCTTCTCCTGGTAGAACTTCATCTCGTCGAGCCCCTCGCCGAGCTTGTTGCGGCGCAGGTACAGGGTGGGGCAGGGGGCGATGATCTCGATGAAGCGGAAGCCCTTCTTCGAGAGCGCCTCGCCCATGGTCTTCGCGATCTGCCGCACGTGGTAGGCGGTCCAGCGCGCGACGAAGACGCCGCCGCAGGACGCGACCAGGTGGGGCAGGTTGAAGGACTGCTCGTAGGCGCCGTAGGGCGTGGTCGAGGCGATGGCCGGGTTGGGCGTGGTGGGGGTCACCTGGCCGCCGGTCATGCCGTACGTGAAGTTGTTCACGCAGACCACGAGGAGGTCGGCGTTGCGCCGGGCGGCGTGGATGAGGTGGTTGCCGCCGATGGCCGAGAGGTCGCCGTCGCCGGAGTAGACCACCACGTTCAGGTCCGGGCGGGCCAGCTTGAGGCCGGTCGCGAACGGGATGGCGCGGCCGTGGGTGGTGTGGAACGAGTCGAGCTTGAGGTAGCCCGCCACGCGGCCGGTGCACCCGATGCCGCTCACCACCGCCACCTTCTCGAGGTCGAAGCCGGAGGCGTCGAGGGCGCGCGTGAAGCAGTTCACCGTGGTGCCGATGCCGCAGCCCGGGCACCAGATGCTCGGCATGCGCTCCTTGCGCAGGTACTTGTCGACCGGGTTCTCACGAACGGGCGCGCTCATCGAACGGCCTCCAGGATGGCGTTGAGGATGACCTCGGGGTTGTGGACGGTGCCGCCGACGTGCGGGACCCCGACGGTCTTGCAGCGGCCGCCGGCGATGCGCTCCACCTCGAGCATCATCTGGCCCATGTTGAGCTCCGGCACCACGAAGGCCTTCACCTTGCGCGAGAGCTCGATGATCTGCTTCTCCGGGAAGGGCCAGGCGGTGATGAGCCGGAACGAGCCGACCTTCACGCCCTGATCGCGCGCCGCCTGGATGGCCTTCTCGGCGATCCGGGAGGTGATGCCGTAGCTCACCACCACCACCTCGGCGTCGTCGAGGTGCTTCTCCTCCCACCGCACGATCCGGTCGGCGTTGAGGACGATCTTGTCGAAGAGCCGGCGCTGCATCTTCTCCTGCGCCGCGACGGTCATGGCCGGGTAGCCGCGCTCGTCGTGGGTCAGGCCGGTGACGTGGATGCGGTGGCCCTGGCCCGGCATCGCCATCTCGGGGACGAGGGTCCCCTCGGCGGGCTCGAAGAGCTTGAAGGTGCCGGGCGTCTTCTTGGTGAACTTGCGCGGGGTGACCGGGATCCGCTCCGCGGACGGGATGACCACCTTCTCGGTCATGTGGCCGACCACCTCGTCGAGCATCACCAGCACCGGGACCCGGAACTCCTCCGCCAGGTTGAACGCCTCGACGGTGAGGTCGAAGCACTCCTGCGGCGAGTTGGGGCAGAGGGCGATGATCCGGTAGTCGCCGTGCGAGCCGAAGCGGGCCTGCATCATGTCGCCCTGCGCCGGCTGCGTCGGGAGGCCGGTGGAGGGGCCGGCGCGCTGCACGTCGACGTAGACGCAGGGGGTCTCGGTGATGGCGGCGTAGCCGAGGTGCTCCATCATGAGCGAGAAGCCCGGGCCGGAGGTGACGGTGAGGGCCTTGGCGCCGCCCCAGGCGCCGCCGAGCAGGGCGATGGAGGCGGCGAGCTCGTCCTCGAACTGGAGGAAGCGGCCGCCGACCTGCGGGAAGCGCTGGGCGATGCGCTCCACCACCTCGGTGGACGGGGTGATGGGGTAGCCGGCGGCGAAGCGGCAGCCGGCGGCGATGGCGCCCTCGCTGCAGGCGTGGTCGCCGTCGAGGTAGTGGCTGCCGGTAAGGACTCCGGGGGAGCTGGCGTTGGACATGGTCGGTCTCCTCAGGCGGCCGCGCCTTCGAGCTTCTCGCGGTAGCCGTAGATGGCGAAGTCGGGGCAGTAGAGGCCGCACATGTCGCAGCCGTTGCACTTCTCGGGCTTCGCGAGGAACGGGGGGTGGTAGCCCTTGGCGTTGTAGCCGGCCTCGAGGTCGAGGGCCTCGAGGGGGCAGAACTCCACGCAGAAGCCGCAGCCCTTGCAGTGCTCGCGGTTCACCACCACGACCCCGCGGAACTTCTTGTCCTTCTTGGCCGCTGGCGCGGTCTCCGTCGTCATCGTCTCTCCCTCGGCGCGCGGGCCGGGAACGGGTTCACGAAGAGTCCCGCTCCTACACCCCGCGTGTGGGTCTGACAAGCGTCATTGACGATCCGTGTATTCGACTCGCGGTGACGACGATTGCGCCGCGCGCGGCGATCCCGTTGTGATGCAGGCCACTTCCGCCGGGGCGGGCGCCGGCCGCGCGGGCGCGGGGGAGCGCCCAACTATTTTTCGCGCTGGGTGAGGGGCTGTCGGCGATCAAGGTCGGGACGGGGCGACTTGATCGAACGGGGTCGCCGGGGGCCGATCCCGAGCCCGGAGAGCGCCCTATCTGCCCGCAAGGACGGGAAGTCCCGGGTGGGGCGCAAAAACTGCGGACGCCTTGACACTCATAGGAAAAGTGGGGATAACGACCACCCGAAAACGCCTGTGATTGCTTGACGGGGCTCGCCGGGACCGGAGACGGTCGCTGAAGCCGACGACGGGCCTTTTTCGCGCTGTTCGGCTCCTAACCCGAAGGAGTGTGAAGGCCGAATGTCCACACCAGCCACCCCCAGCGACCGCAAAATCGAGCAGGTCGACACCGTCACCATCCGCTTCGTGGGCGACTCCGGCGACGGCATGCAGCTGACCGGAACCGAGTTCACGAAGGCCTCCGCGCTCGCGGGCAACGACCTCGCGACCTTCCCCGACTATCCGGCCGAGATCCGCGCGCCGGCCGGCTCGCTCTTCGGCGTCTCCGGCTACCAGCTCAACTTCTCCTCCCGCGACATCCACACGCCGGGCGACGCGCCCGACGTGCTCGTGGCCATGAACCCGGCCGCGTTCAAGACCAACCTCGCCGATCTCAAGGTCGGCGGGATGCTGATCGTGAACACCGGCGCCTTCAACGCGCAGAACCTCGAGAAGGCCGGGTACAAGTCGAACCCGCTCGACGACGCGGCGCTGAAGCAGAACTACAAGGTCTTCGCGGTGGACATCAGCGCCCTCACCGAGGCGGCGCTCCAGGGCTCGGGCCTCTCCGCCAAGGAGATCGCCCGCTGCAAGAACTACTTCGCGCTCGGCCTCATGTTCTGGCTCTACAACCGGGACGCCGAGCACGAGATCGGCAACATCAACAAGAAGTTCGCCAAGAAGCCGCCCATCGCCGCGGCCAACGTGGCGGTGTTCAAGGCCGGCTACAACTTCGGCGAGACCTCGGAGCTGTTCCACGCCTCCTACGAGGTCCCGGCGGCGAAGCTCGCGCCCGGCGTCTACCGGAACATGACCGGCAACTACGCCACCGCGCTCGGGTTCGCCGCGGTGGCCCGCCAGACCGGCCGGCAGGTCTTCCTCGGCAGCTACCCCATCACCCCCGCCACCGAGATCCTCCAGGAGATGTCGAACCTGAAGGAGGACGGGGTGGTGACCTTCCAGGCCGAGGACGAGATCGCCGGCATCGGGTCGGCCATCGGCGCGGCCTTCGGCGGCGCGCTCGCCTGCACCAGCACCTCCGGCCCGGGCCTCGCCCTCAAGTCGGAGATGATCGGCCTCGCCTGCATCACCGAGCTGCCGCTCGTCATCGTCAACGTGCAGCGCGGCGGCCCGTCCACCGGCATGCCGACCAAGACCGAGCAGGCCGACCTGCTCTTCTCCCTCTACGGGCGGCACGGCGAGTGCCCGGTCCCGGTGCTCGCGGCGCAGAGCCCCGCCGACTGCTTCTACTCGGCGATGGAGGCGATGAAGATCGCGGTGAAGTGGATGACCCCGGTCATCCTGCTGACCGACGGCTACCTCGCCAACGGCTCCGAGCCGTTCCGTATCCCCGATCCGTCCGAGCTGCCGAAGGTGAAGGTGAGCTACCAGACGGCGGCGAACGGCGAGGCCGGCGAGTTCCTCCCGTACAAGCGCGACGCCAAGCTCGTCCGCCCCTGGGCGGTCCCCGGCACGGCCGGCCTCGAGCACCGCGTCGGCGGCCTCGAGAAGGACTCGCTCTCCGGCATGGTCTCGTACGACGGCGCGAACCACGAGAAGATGGTCCGCACCCGCGCGCAGAAGGTGGCCAACGTCGTCGAGGACGTCCCCGACGTGAAGGTGAGCGGCCCGGAGAAGGGGAAGGTCCTCCTGCTCTCCTGGGGCGGCACCTACGGCTCCGTCCGCACCACCGCCGAGGCGCTCCAGGCGGAGGGGAAGAGCGTGGCCCACGCGCACCTGCGCTGGCTCAACCCGCTGCCGAAGAACCTCGGCGCGGTGCTCCGCAGCTACGAGAAGGTGGTCATCCCCGAGGTGAACGCGGGTCAGCTCGCCTTCTACGTCCGCGCCAGCTTCCCCGGCGTCGATCCGGTGCAGTTCAACCGGATCAACGGCAAGCCCATCAAGACGTTCGAGCTGGCCGCCGCCGTTCGCGAGCTGCTCTAGGCCAGGAGAGGACCGACCATGGAAACCACGACCAACGGCCAGAACGGCGCCCCCGCGCTGCCCCTCTACACCAAGAAGGACTTCGAGTCCGGCGTCGATCCGCGCTGGTGCCCGGGCTGCGGCGACTTCTCGATCATCAACCAGGTCCAGAAGCTGCTGCCGACGGTGGGCGTCCCTCGCGAGAAGATCGTCTTCATCTCCGGCATCGGCTGCTCGAGCCGCTTCCCGTACTACATGAACAACTACGGGATGCACACGCTCCACGGCCGGGCCCCGAGCTTCGCCTCGGGCCTCAAGGTGTCGCGGCCGGACCTGATGGTGTGGGTGATCACCGGTGACGGCGACGCGCTCGCCATCGGCGGCAACCACTTCATCCACGCGATGCGGCGCAACATGGACATCAAGCTGGTGATGTTCAACAACCGCATCTACGGCCTCACCAAGGGGCAGGTCTCGCCGACCTCCGAGCTCGGCAAGAAGACCAAGACCACCCCGTACGGCTCGCCCGACTACCCGTTCAACCCGCCCGCCCTGGCGCTCGGCGCCGGCGCCACCTTCGTCGCCCGCACCGTGGACGTGGAGGGCGCGCACATGGGTGGCGTGCTCAAGGCGGCGGCCGAGCACAAGGGCAGCACCTACGTCGAGGTCTACCAGAACTGCCCGGTGTTCAACGACGGCGCCTACACCTACATGACCGAGAAGGCCGTCCGCGCCGACTCGATCCTGCGGATGGAGCAGGGCAAGCCCCTCCTCTTCGGCAAGGACGGCAAGAAGGGCATCCGGTTCAACCCGCAGACGGTGCACCTCGAGGTGGTGACCGTCGGCGAGAACGGGATCACCGAGAAGGACATCCTGGTCCACGACGCGACGCACGAGGATCCGACCATCGCCTTCATGCTCGCGAACCTCACCGGCAAGCCCGGCTTCCCCACGCCGATCGGCGTCTTCCGCGACGTGCGGCAGCCGACCTGCGACGAGCTCACCTGGCAGCAGATCGCCGAGGTGAAGGAGAAGAAGGGCGAGCCGACGCTCGAGAAGCTGCTGGCGAGCGGCGAGACCTGGACCGTGAAGTGAGCCGCGCCGGGCGCTGACCGCCCGCGCGACGAGAGACCGGCGCCGCGATCCTCCGGGGTCGCGGCGCCGCTTCGTTTCGGGGTGCCCCCGCGCCCGCCGCCGCGGTCAGCCCCCGCAGGCGAGGGCGGCGCGCAGGCTCTGCTCGCACCGCGGGCTCCCGGCCGCGAGCTCGAGGCAGCGGCGGCAGGCGCGGGCCGCCTCGGCGCACCGCGAGAGCCGCACGAGCGAGATGCAGAGGCCGTGCAGGGCCTCGGCGGAGCCGGGCCGCAGCTCCACCGCGCGCCGGTAGCTCTCGGCGGCCCCGGCCGGATCGCCCGCGTGCCAGGAGAGGAACGCGAGGTCGTGGTGGGCCTCGTAGAGCTCCGGGTGGCCCTCGAGCAGGTGCAGGTAGGCGCGGCGGGCCTCCGCGAAGGACTCGGCGCGGCGCGAGGGCTCGGCGCGCCCCTCCTCCACGAGCGCCCGGGCGAGGTTGAGCCGCGCGTCGGCGAAGTCCGGGTCCACCTGGAGCGCCTGCCGGAAGCGCTCCCGCGCCGCCTCGCGGTCGCCCTCCTCGAGCAGCACCACCCCCAGGTTGTTGTGCCCCTCGGCGAAGTCGCGGTCCGCCTTCACCGCGGCCTCGAACCAGCGCCGGGCGGGCCCCGGCCGCCCCCGGCGCTGCTCCACCACGCCGGCGCCGTTGAGCGCCTCGGGGAGCTCGTCGTTGAACTCGAGCGCGTGCTGGAAGGCCACCTCCGCCCGCTCGAGCTCGCCGCGCTGCAGGTAGTCGTAGCCCTTGCGGACCTCCTCGAGCGCGCGCTCGTGCACCGGACGCGGCGCGCAGGCGAGGAGGAGGACGGGGAGGGCGAGCGAGGCGGAGCGGCGGAGCGGACGCATCACCCGGCGCTTTGCCATGCGCGTGCCACGGTCCCGCTCCCGGCGGTCCGCGAACGGCGCGAGGGGCGCGGGCCGCGCCGGGCCGCCCCGCGGACCGACGAGCCGCGCCGCGGACTTCGCGCCTCCCGGCGCGCTCAGGAGGGGAGTAGACCCCGAAGGGGCGAACCGCGGGTCCGGAACGATT from Anaeromyxobacter paludicola harbors:
- the folE gene encoding GTP cyclohydrolase I encodes the protein MPARRKGGTARRRPAPARAAVAEATARFLDALALPPGVRRGPDLAATPARVAEAWLEDLVDGYGQDPARILGGAIARAGEDLVAVTGIDYHSVCPHHLLPSRGVAHVAYVPGGKVVGFGQLARLVDCFAHRLVLQEELAADVARALVEHLGARGAACVLEAEQFCMTVRGERRREARAHAQCFLGAFARDEALQRRFLSLTGEPLPEEEPRRRSAGGRRGAR
- a CDS encoding FAD-binding oxidoreductase, which gives rise to MSLAPEVLEALVRALGPEKVSADRERLEPYGRDESELGLYPPDALVLAAGAEDVRRVFEVASRHRVPVVPVGARSGKSGGTLALRGGIALSLERMDRILEIRAEDLTARVEPGVITGRFQAAVEASGLFYPPDPNSLDLCTLGGNVAENAGGPRALKYGVTREYVLGLEVVLPTGEVLRTGKRSIKGVAGYDLTALFVGSEGTLGVVTGITLKLLPRPRHVATALVCFRSVEDASRAVARVLSEGVIPRCLELLDDVALRACARTSPFRFPEEAGAALLVETDGNDEEQVFAEIARVAEAVAGDAAGEVIVAQNEAQRREIWETRKYLSVNLKALHPRKLSEDVAVPRSRIPEMVAVTREIGRRHGFEVATYGHAGDGNLHANVLFDAEEERPRVEAAVGEVLRAAVDLGGTITGEHGVGLAKRDFLEYEQGAEQVALQRRLKAVFDPLGILNPGKIFPERG
- a CDS encoding 2-oxoacid:ferredoxin oxidoreductase subunit beta, with product MSAPVRENPVDKYLRKERMPSIWCPGCGIGTTVNCFTRALDASGFDLEKVAVVSGIGCTGRVAGYLKLDSFHTTHGRAIPFATGLKLARPDLNVVVYSGDGDLSAIGGNHLIHAARRNADLLVVCVNNFTYGMTGGQVTPTTPNPAIASTTPYGAYEQSFNLPHLVASCGGVFVARWTAYHVRQIAKTMGEALSKKGFRFIEIIAPCPTLYLRRNKLGEGLDEMKFYQEKSVVMNGADTREVGLDFRDEIPVGKFVDIERPTLEEAMEARLSKALGTKYVPYTSPGKA
- a CDS encoding sensor histidine kinase — encoded protein: MSLRLQITLLFGAILVLTMSTAAGVGERIAARAVEQAVRDRSLEVARSIRGDLDLSHDVSRGFDPARAADRLTAALRRHRNIRAAELAIRHPGVDDVIRIQFTTAGPETLFAQREYDFPDQPAALLVGSGEARAWQVDLPVKDSYGRTVAALRVETFVSDAESLAEKERRAFLAVTGVSGLVLVVAFTLILRRMLARPLEALASSMARVEEGALEEVRVPGTGRPDEIGQVARGLEAMLERLRGFNQQLQERVDAATADLAQKNRELAELNDLLVEARRDLGSKEQLAALGQLSGTIAHELGNPLNAISGHVQMLARSAAIPGDEREQLAIVEGEVKRMTAIIRRFLDSARALTPAPEPVEVGALVDEALSLTLSADVRGRLQVAREVPGDLGRVALDPSLVRHVLTNFIANAVDAMAQGGKLTVRARRDDGLLALQVADTGPGIPPEERKRIFEPFYTTKPRGKGTGLGLAICREIASALKGRIEVDSQPGRGATFTLLVPAPPSAPPR
- a CDS encoding SDR family NAD(P)-dependent oxidoreductase, which encodes MSVDVRPFGAVVTGGGRGIGAAVAAALTRAGGRVTVAARSLAQLEAVVRRGDAAMAARCDVTREAEVAELVAAHEARVGACDVLVCCAGILERGLVERLAPERFRAVLEVNLTGAFLCARAALPGMKGRRRGRIVNVASISGTLGTPEGSAYNASKWGLIGFTKSLAEELRGAGVQALSVSPGSVDTEMLRETPFEPQMTPAEVAKVIAFCALEAPDAMNGANVEVFG
- a CDS encoding 2-oxoacid:acceptor oxidoreductase family protein, with product MGPTEIKIGGLGGQGVILGGIIIGKAAALFDDKHSCLTQAFGPEARGSACSAQVVVDTSPILYPYVHRPHLMVAMSQDAFVKFSPELRPDGTLLIEEDLVKPAGLPPTVKVYAVPATRIAEELGKKMVLNIVMVGFFTAVTGLVSEQAAREAVKDSVPPATVELNMKAFDRGYAYGKQLLAAKA
- the queD gene encoding 6-carboxytetrahydropterin synthase QueD: MATIDYTDHRPARLEVEFHFAAAHRLPRYDGPCFRMHGHNYRFLVAVEGDVDPRTGMVADFGRVKELVQEHVVQRVDHRTLNDFLENPTAENIARWIFETLAPRLPGLAEVRLFEIPGCCVVYRGALAGPA